A section of the Triticum dicoccoides isolate Atlit2015 ecotype Zavitan chromosome 7A, WEW_v2.0, whole genome shotgun sequence genome encodes:
- the LOC119327707 gene encoding L-type lectin-domain containing receptor kinase IX.1-like, with amino-acid sequence MASRRRPSPTTLVFLVLLYLYYAPSCAFSLSFNLNFSDPSAGSSIAVTGDAFISTPPLTLELTRNTRSAGIQDSVGRATYAHKVPLWSNATGEMASFTTTFSFQITPDKDSLPLTGDGMAFFLGHFPSAIPRDSYGGSLGLLLTNTNGTGDGRIVAVEFDTFFNTRYGDINGNHVGIDINSVNSTASTSTTRQGKNLTSLHVMEATIKYLNDSKMLALDLLIDDALYQVNATVDLRRYLPEEVAVGFSAATGDITEVHQILSWSFSSTLQLESKKEAQPLPIPSFPTTSSNNHKTLVPILVSVLVPLLFLVVCAAVVLGWRRHKRRRANNEDSEEECDDRADLERGVAAGGPRRYVYHELVAATNNFAEEEKLGRGGFGSVYRGHLTLTLAGAVGGDQDRREVAVKVLSAESSSQGRKEFEAEVRIISRLKHRNLVQLLGWCDSRKGLLLVYELVAESSLDRHLYSKDGTYLTWPQRYSIMVGLGSALRYLHGEWEQCIVHGDIKPSNIMLDSSLSTKLGDFGLARLINHGAGLMQTTKAVLGTVGYIDPEFVNTRRPSTESDVYSFGVVLLEIASGRRPVIETAERSFTLLSWVWGLYGRDAILDAADERLRGDEADERWMERVLVVGLWCAQPDQSERPNMAQAMHALQSDEARLPALPQHMYMAAPSLASSVPYGSFSVDSSGSGCVRSSTVSTGNTTASSESSSTALLRLSKDQAN; translated from the coding sequence ATGGCCTCTCGCCGGCGTCCTAGTCCTACCACCCTAGTCTTCCTGGTGTTGCTATACCTCTACTACGCGCCAAGCTGCGCCTTCTCGCTCTCCTTCAACCTCAACTTCTCCGATCCCAGCGCCGGTTCATCCATCGCCGTCACCGGCGATGCATTCATCAGCACGCCTCCATTGACCCTCGAGCTGACCAGAAATACACGTAGTGCGGGTATTCAGGACAGCGTCGGCCGGGCGACCTACGCGCACAAAGTGCCGCTGTGGAGCAACGCAACCGGCGAGATGGCTAGCTTCACCACCACCTTCTCCTTCCAAATCACTCCAGACAAGGACAGCCTGCCGCTCACAGGCGATGGGATGGCCTTCTTCCTCGGCCATTTCCCTTCGGCGATCCCGCGGGACAGCTACGGCGgcagcctcggcctcctcctcaccaACACTAACGGTACAGGCGACGGTCGAATCGTGGCCGTTGAGTTCGACACTTTCTTCAACACGCGATATGGAGATATCAACGGGAACCATGTCGGCATCGACATCAACTCTGTCAACTCCACGGCATCCACGAGCACGACGAGACAAGGCAAGAACCTCACGTCGCTCCATGTTATGGAAGCCACCATCAAGTACCTGAATGACTCCAAGATGCTGGCCCTTGACCTCCTCATCGACGATGCCTTGTACCAGGTCAATGCGACCGTCGATCTGAGAAGGTACTTACCAGAGGAGGTCGCCGTGGGCTTCTCTGCGGCGACTGGCGACATCACCGAGGTGCACCAGATACTGTCATGGTCATTCAGTTCCACTTTGCAGCTTGAATCAAAGAAGGAAGCTCAACCTCTTCCGATTCCAAGTTTTCCAACCACCAGCAGCAACAACCACAAAacgttggtaccaatccttgtatcCGTACTAGTTCCTCTCCTTTTTTTGGTGGTCTGTGCGGCGGTTGTGCTGGGATGGCGGCGACACAAAAGAAGAAGAGCAAACAATGAGGACAGCGAAGAAGAGTGTGACGACAGAGCTGACCTCGAGAGAGGTGTGGCTGCCGGCGGCCCTAGACGGTACGTGTACCATGAGCTGGTCGCCGCAACAAACAACTTCGCGGAGGAGGAGAAGCTCGGGCGAGGTGGCTTCGGGAGCGTTTACAGGGGTCACCTCACACTCACACTCGCAGGCGCCGTCGGAGGTGACCAAGACCGTCGAGAGGTGGCGGTGAAGGTGCTGTCAGCAGAGTCGTCGTCACAGGGGAGGAAGGAGTTTGAGGCAGAGGTGAGGATCATCAGCAGACTCAAGCATCGCAACCTTGTCCAATTGTTGGGTTGGTGTGACAGCCGCAAGGGGCTCCTCCTTGTCTACGAGCTCGTCGCCGAGAGCAGCCTAGACAGGCACCTCTACAGCAAGGACGGCACGTATCTGACATGGCCACAGAGGTACAGCATCATGGTCGGCCTGGGATCGGCGCTGCGCTACCTCCACGGGGAGTGGGAGCAGTGCATCGTCCACGGCGACATCAAGCCCAGCAACATCATGCTCGACTCGTCGCTGAGCACCAAGCTCGGGGACTTCGGGTTGGCCCGGCTCATCAACCACGGCGCCGGGTTAATGCAAACTACCAAGGCCGTGCTCGGAACTGTCGGCTACATCGACCCGGAGTTCGTCAACACGCGCCGGCCCAGCACCGAGTCGGACGTGTACAGCTTCGGCGTCGTCCTCCTGGAGATCGCCTCCGGCCGGCGGCCGGTGATCGAGACCGCGGAGAGATCCTTCACGCTGCTCAGCTGGGTGTGGGGCCTGTACGGGAGGGACGCCATCCTTGACGCGGCGGACGAGCGGCTGAGGGGCGACGAGGCGGACGAGCGCTGGATGGAGCGGGTGCTGGTCGTCGGGCTCTGGTGCGCCCAGCCGGACCAGAGCGAGCGGCCTAACATGGCGCAGGCCATGCATGCCCTGCAGTCCGACGAGGCGAGGCTGCCGGCGCTCCCGCAGCACATGTACATGGCTGCGCCGAGTCTTGCATCGTCCGTCCCGTACGGGTCTTTCTCCGTTGACAGCTCCGGCTCCGGTTGCGTTCGCTCTTCTACGGTCAGCACCGGCAACACCACTGCTTCCTCCGAGTCGTCCTCCACCGCGCTGCTACGACTTTCCAAGGATCAAGCTAATTGA